From the genome of Azospirillum brasilense, one region includes:
- the ilvN gene encoding acetolactate synthase small subunit, translating to MEEKIEKHTIAVLVDNEPGVLARVIGLFSGRGYNIESLTVAEVNNADHLSRITLVTSGTRMVVEQIKAQLDRLVPVHKVHDLTDEGPSVERELALVKVAGTGERRIEALRLADIFKAKVVDATLTSFVFELTGTTAEVDDFVGLMAQLGLVEASRTGVVAMSKGATGF from the coding sequence GTGGAAGAGAAGATCGAGAAGCACACCATCGCCGTGCTGGTGGACAACGAGCCGGGCGTGCTGGCCCGCGTCATCGGCCTGTTCTCGGGCCGCGGCTACAACATCGAAAGCCTGACGGTGGCGGAGGTGAACAACGCCGACCACCTGTCGCGCATCACCCTGGTCACCTCCGGCACCCGCATGGTGGTGGAGCAGATCAAGGCCCAGCTCGACCGGCTCGTGCCGGTGCACAAGGTGCACGACCTGACGGACGAGGGGCCGTCGGTGGAGCGCGAGCTGGCGCTGGTCAAGGTCGCTGGCACCGGGGAGCGCCGCATCGAGGCGCTGCGCCTGGCCGACATCTTCAAGGCGAAGGTCGTGGACGCCACCCTGACCTCCTTCGTGTTCGAACTGACCGGCACGACGGCGGAGGTCGACGATTTCGTCGGGCTGATGGCCCAGCTCGGCCTCGTCGAGGCCAGCCGCACCGGCGTCGTCGCCATGTCGAAGGGAGCTACCGGGTTCTGA
- a CDS encoding acetolactate synthase 3 large subunit yields MPEQKLTGAQIVIKALKDQGVDIIFGYPGGAVLPIYDAIFQQNDIKHILVRHEQAAVHAAEGYARSTGKVGCVLVTSGPGATNAVTGLLDALCDSIPLVCLSGQVPTHLIGNDAFQEADTTGITRPCTKHNYLVKDVNQLARTMHEAFYVARSGRPGPVLVDIPKDVQFADGTYVPPTEVKHKTYRPQVKPEIARVEEAIELIATAKRPIFYTGGGVVNAGPIAAKLLTQFVKMTGFPITSTLMGLGAFPASDPQWLGMLGMHGTYEANLAMYNCDVMINIGARFDDRVTGKLSEFAPGSKKIHVDIDPSSINKNVAVDIPIVGDAGAVLEDMIRIWKARQKRADQTALKEWWGQVEGWRARNCLNYNRTEAVIKPQYALERLREALRGKNHYVTTEVGQHQMWAAQFLPFDEPNRWMTSGGLGTMGYGLPAAIGAQLAHPDAIVVDVSGEASFLMNMQEIGTAVQYRAPVKIFILNNKYMGMVRQWQELLHGSRYSNSYSEALPDFVKLAESWGCVGLRATTVAEVDEVIEKMLAVTDRPCIIDIAVDPKENCFPMIPGGKAHNEILFGPEDSPSDATPEDGMVLV; encoded by the coding sequence ATGCCCGAACAGAAGCTGACCGGCGCGCAGATCGTCATCAAGGCCCTGAAGGATCAGGGCGTCGACATCATCTTCGGTTATCCGGGCGGCGCGGTACTTCCGATCTACGACGCCATCTTCCAGCAGAACGACATCAAGCACATTCTCGTCCGGCACGAGCAGGCCGCCGTGCACGCCGCGGAAGGCTACGCCCGCTCCACCGGCAAGGTGGGCTGCGTGCTGGTGACCTCCGGCCCCGGCGCCACCAACGCCGTGACGGGCCTGCTCGACGCACTGTGCGACAGCATTCCGCTGGTCTGCCTGTCCGGGCAGGTGCCGACCCACCTGATCGGCAACGACGCCTTCCAGGAGGCCGACACCACCGGCATCACGCGCCCCTGCACCAAGCACAATTATCTGGTGAAGGACGTCAACCAGCTGGCCCGCACCATGCACGAGGCCTTCTACGTGGCGCGCAGCGGCCGTCCCGGCCCGGTGCTGGTCGACATTCCGAAGGACGTGCAGTTCGCCGACGGCACCTACGTCCCGCCGACCGAGGTGAAGCACAAGACCTACCGCCCGCAGGTGAAGCCCGAGATCGCCCGCGTGGAGGAGGCCATCGAGCTGATCGCCACCGCCAAGCGCCCGATCTTCTACACCGGCGGCGGCGTGGTGAACGCCGGCCCGATCGCGGCGAAGCTGCTGACCCAGTTCGTGAAGATGACCGGTTTTCCGATCACCTCGACCCTGATGGGGCTGGGCGCCTTCCCGGCGTCGGACCCGCAGTGGCTGGGCATGCTGGGCATGCATGGGACGTACGAGGCGAACCTCGCCATGTACAACTGCGACGTCATGATCAACATCGGCGCCCGCTTCGACGACCGCGTGACCGGCAAGCTGTCGGAATTCGCGCCGGGCTCGAAGAAGATCCACGTCGACATCGACCCCAGCTCGATCAACAAGAACGTCGCGGTGGACATCCCCATCGTCGGTGACGCCGGCGCCGTTCTGGAGGACATGATCCGCATCTGGAAGGCCCGCCAGAAGCGCGCCGACCAGACCGCGCTGAAGGAGTGGTGGGGTCAGGTCGAGGGCTGGCGCGCCCGCAACTGCCTGAACTACAACCGCACCGAGGCGGTCATCAAGCCGCAGTACGCGCTGGAGCGGCTGCGCGAGGCGCTGCGCGGCAAGAACCATTACGTGACGACCGAGGTCGGCCAGCACCAGATGTGGGCCGCCCAGTTCCTGCCCTTCGACGAGCCGAACCGCTGGATGACCTCCGGCGGCCTGGGCACCATGGGCTACGGCCTGCCGGCGGCCATCGGCGCCCAGCTCGCCCACCCCGACGCCATCGTGGTGGACGTGTCGGGCGAGGCGTCCTTCCTGATGAACATGCAGGAGATCGGCACGGCGGTGCAGTACCGCGCCCCGGTCAAGATCTTCATCCTGAACAACAAGTACATGGGCATGGTGCGCCAGTGGCAGGAGCTGCTGCACGGCTCCCGCTACTCCAACAGCTACTCCGAGGCGCTGCCCGACTTCGTGAAGCTGGCGGAAAGCTGGGGCTGCGTCGGCCTGCGCGCGACCACGGTGGCCGAGGTGGACGAGGTCATCGAGAAGATGCTGGCCGTCACCGACCGCCCCTGCATCATCGACATCGCCGTGGACCCGAAGGAGAACTGCTTCCCGATGATTCCCGGCGGCAAGGCCCACAACGAAATCCTGTTCGGTCCGGAGGACAGCCCGTCCGACGCCACGCCGGAAGACGGCATGGTGCTGGTCTGA
- a CDS encoding PLP-dependent aminotransferase family protein produces MTVDWGNVFAGRVAGMGASEIRELLKLLERPEIISFAGGIPDPDFFPTAAIARAYEKIFQSNSGAGGALQYTISEGFTPLREWICAYLGRRGIQAGLDEVLVTSGSQQALEFVGKLLIGPGEKILVTRPTYLGALQAFSPYEPQYLSVPGDAEGPDLAAVEAALEQKPKFFYLVPDFQNPNGTTISLARREALLDLCAKHGVPIVEDAAYTELRYEGEPIPSIVALDAARNGGKITNVLFCGSFSKTMVPALRVGWINGPAEVINRLVLMKQAGDLHTSTINQIVLHDVVSQNFDSHIRRLRAAYKERRDAMLTALDEFAPAGVTWTKPEGGMFVWIELPEGTDGVDLLARAIKDANVAFVPGSAFHADRSGKNTLRLSFSNNNPERIREGIRRLCGLLQTVAA; encoded by the coding sequence GTGACGGTCGATTGGGGAAACGTGTTTGCCGGTCGCGTCGCCGGTATGGGAGCCTCGGAAATCCGGGAGCTGCTGAAGCTGCTCGAACGGCCGGAAATCATCTCCTTCGCCGGGGGCATCCCGGACCCCGATTTCTTCCCGACCGCGGCCATCGCCCGCGCCTATGAGAAGATCTTCCAGTCCAACAGCGGGGCCGGCGGCGCGCTTCAATACACCATCAGCGAGGGCTTCACGCCGCTGCGCGAGTGGATCTGCGCCTATCTGGGCCGCCGCGGCATCCAGGCCGGGCTGGACGAGGTGCTGGTGACCAGCGGGTCGCAGCAGGCGCTGGAGTTCGTCGGCAAGCTGCTGATCGGGCCGGGCGAGAAGATCTTGGTGACCCGCCCGACCTATCTCGGCGCGCTCCAGGCCTTTTCGCCCTACGAGCCGCAGTATCTTTCCGTTCCCGGCGACGCCGAGGGGCCGGACCTCGCCGCCGTTGAGGCGGCGCTGGAGCAGAAGCCGAAGTTCTTCTACCTCGTCCCCGACTTCCAGAACCCCAACGGCACGACGATCTCGCTGGCCCGCCGCGAAGCGCTGCTCGACCTCTGCGCCAAGCACGGCGTGCCGATCGTCGAGGACGCCGCCTACACCGAGCTGCGCTACGAGGGTGAGCCGATCCCGTCCATCGTCGCGCTGGACGCCGCCCGCAACGGCGGCAAGATCACCAACGTGCTTTTCTGCGGCTCCTTCTCCAAGACGATGGTGCCGGCGCTGCGCGTGGGCTGGATCAACGGCCCGGCCGAGGTCATCAACCGGCTGGTTCTGATGAAGCAGGCCGGCGACCTGCACACCAGCACCATCAACCAGATCGTGCTGCACGACGTGGTGTCGCAGAACTTCGACAGCCACATCCGCCGCCTGCGCGCCGCCTACAAGGAGCGCCGCGACGCCATGCTGACCGCGCTGGACGAGTTCGCCCCGGCCGGGGTGACCTGGACCAAGCCGGAAGGCGGCATGTTCGTCTGGATCGAGCTGCCGGAGGGCACCGACGGGGTGGACCTGCTGGCCCGCGCCATCAAGGACGCCAACGTCGCCTTCGTCCCCGGCTCGGCCTTCCACGCCGACCGCTCGGGCAAGAACACGCTGCGCCTCAGCTTCTCCAACAACAACCCGGAGCGCATCCGCGAAGGCATCCGCCGCCTCTGCGGTCTGCTTCAGACCGTCGCGGCTTAA
- the miaA gene encoding tRNA (adenosine(37)-N6)-dimethylallyltransferase MiaA, with the protein MAEDSPRNRDVQHRHVVVIGGPTASGKSGMALDIALARNGTVINADSMQLYAELDVLTARPGAEDLALAPHRLYGVLPAAERGSAARWRDMALAEIAAAHAAGRLPIIVGGTGLYLRTLMEGLSAVPAVPDEVRKAAHARLRDLGGEAFREELLRRDPASAKLNPGDTTRLTRAWEVLEATGHPLTHWQTQRAEGAPEGLAFSVLVIDPPRDALYANCDRRFRVMMGQGALEEVRRLDALGLDPDLPAMKALGVPELRDHLRGALTLDEAIALAQQSTRRYAKRQVTWFRHQLAARPPASALHGCHTINSLYTRPLSEAILTYLETTLRR; encoded by the coding sequence ATGGCAGAGGACAGCCCGCGCAACCGGGATGTGCAGCACCGGCATGTGGTGGTGATCGGCGGCCCGACGGCGTCGGGCAAGTCGGGCATGGCGCTCGACATCGCCCTGGCGCGCAACGGCACGGTCATCAACGCCGACAGCATGCAGCTCTACGCCGAGTTGGACGTGCTGACCGCCCGTCCGGGGGCAGAGGATCTGGCGCTGGCCCCGCACCGGCTCTACGGCGTGCTGCCGGCGGCGGAGCGCGGCTCCGCAGCGCGCTGGCGCGACATGGCGCTGGCCGAGATCGCCGCGGCGCACGCCGCCGGGCGCCTGCCCATCATCGTCGGCGGCACCGGCCTCTACCTGCGCACGCTGATGGAAGGCTTGAGCGCCGTTCCCGCCGTCCCGGATGAGGTCCGCAAGGCCGCCCACGCCCGCTTGCGGGACCTGGGCGGCGAGGCGTTCCGCGAGGAACTGCTGCGTCGCGACCCGGCCTCGGCCAAGCTGAACCCCGGCGACACCACCCGCCTGACCCGCGCCTGGGAGGTGCTGGAGGCCACCGGCCATCCGCTGACCCACTGGCAGACCCAGCGCGCCGAGGGCGCGCCGGAGGGGCTGGCCTTTTCCGTGCTGGTGATCGACCCGCCGCGCGACGCGCTCTACGCCAACTGCGACCGCCGCTTCCGCGTGATGATGGGGCAGGGGGCGCTGGAGGAGGTGCGGCGGCTCGACGCGCTCGGCCTCGACCCCGACCTGCCGGCGATGAAGGCGCTGGGCGTGCCGGAACTGCGCGACCATCTGCGCGGCGCGCTGACGCTCGACGAAGCCATTGCGCTGGCTCAGCAATCGACGCGCCGCTACGCGAAGCGGCAGGTCACATGGTTCCGCCACCAGCTCGCGGCGCGGCCTCCGGCTTCCGCTCTGCATGGCTGCCATACGATCAATTCGCTCTACACAAGACCACTTAGTGAAGCAATACTGACCTATCTTGAAACGACGTTGCGTCGTTGA
- a CDS encoding cupredoxin domain-containing protein has protein sequence MIQRPATLLTPSILALTLFLLTGCGAGTDLAQRPPPGYVGDVAARVSAVDWAQARPVTVQLDEFRFQPDRLTFERGTPYRLTLENRGTVAHTFTSEGFFKAIAVWRVTTAQGAVETPALVNLEIPAGQTDVVDFIPVQAGTYDLACHEPLHSSLGMTGTITVR, from the coding sequence ATGATCCAGCGGCCTGCCACCCTTCTTACCCCGTCCATTCTCGCACTCACCTTGTTCCTCCTGACCGGATGCGGCGCCGGGACCGATCTGGCGCAGCGCCCGCCGCCCGGCTATGTCGGCGACGTGGCGGCGCGCGTCTCGGCGGTGGATTGGGCGCAGGCCCGCCCCGTGACCGTGCAGTTGGACGAATTCCGGTTCCAGCCCGACCGTCTGACCTTCGAGCGGGGAACGCCCTACCGGCTGACGCTGGAGAACCGCGGGACCGTCGCGCACACCTTCACCTCCGAAGGCTTCTTCAAGGCCATCGCGGTGTGGCGGGTCACCACCGCGCAGGGTGCCGTCGAGACGCCGGCCCTGGTGAATCTGGAGATCCCCGCCGGCCAGACCGACGTGGTGGACTTCATCCCGGTCCAGGCCGGCACCTATGACCTGGCCTGCCACGAACCGCTGCACAGCAGCCTCGGCATGACCGGGACGATCACGGTTCGCTGA
- the serB gene encoding phosphoserine phosphatase SerB, whose translation MSAVVTLIAAASAVLDEQAVQAARASLTALGADTAKPDWLAPDRACDIVEEGLVPEQAEAAVRRALANLAQDGLAIDVIAQKPGNRKKRLLVADMESTIIEQEMLDELGDYVGLKDHIAAITARAMNGEIDFKGAVRERVALLKGLNESVVDEVWQRATLMPGARTLISTMRANGATCVLVSGGFRCFTERVRQWVGFDDDRGNVLEVVDGLMTGAVVEPILDKDSKLEALLAYAGERHVPTVETMAVGDGANDLPMLLAAGLGVAFHAKPTVAAQARARVDHGDLTALLFAQGYRIGEFVEG comes from the coding sequence ATGAGCGCTGTCGTTACGCTGATCGCCGCCGCCTCCGCCGTACTCGACGAGCAGGCCGTGCAGGCCGCCCGCGCGTCCCTGACCGCGCTGGGGGCCGACACCGCCAAGCCGGACTGGCTGGCGCCGGACCGCGCCTGCGACATCGTCGAGGAAGGGCTGGTCCCCGAGCAGGCCGAAGCCGCCGTGCGCCGCGCTCTGGCCAATCTTGCTCAAGACGGCCTCGCCATCGACGTCATCGCCCAGAAGCCGGGCAACCGGAAAAAGCGCCTGCTGGTCGCCGACATGGAATCGACGATCATCGAGCAGGAGATGCTGGACGAGTTGGGCGATTACGTCGGGCTGAAGGACCACATCGCCGCGATCACCGCCCGCGCCATGAACGGCGAGATCGACTTCAAGGGCGCGGTGCGCGAGCGGGTCGCCCTGCTGAAGGGCCTGAACGAGAGCGTCGTCGACGAGGTGTGGCAGCGCGCCACGCTGATGCCGGGTGCCAGGACACTGATCTCCACCATGCGCGCCAACGGGGCGACCTGCGTGCTGGTCTCCGGCGGCTTCCGCTGCTTCACGGAGCGGGTGCGCCAGTGGGTCGGCTTCGACGACGACCGCGGCAACGTGCTGGAGGTGGTCGACGGCCTCATGACCGGCGCGGTGGTCGAGCCGATCCTCGATAAGGACAGCAAGCTGGAGGCCCTGCTCGCCTACGCCGGGGAGCGCCACGTCCCGACCGTCGAGACCATGGCCGTCGGCGACGGCGCCAACGACCTGCCGATGCTGCTGGCCGCCGGGCTTGGCGTCGCCTTCCACGCCAAGCCGACGGTGGCCGCCCAGGCCCGCGCCCGCGTGGACCATGGCGACCTGACCGCCCTGCTGTTCGCCCAGGGCTACCGGATCGGGGAGTTCGTGGAGGGCTGA
- a CDS encoding DegQ family serine endoprotease, with translation MNPNHPIHRAESGRRLRVVPLIAALLLGLSAAVGTPAMAQSRPAPTSFADLSEKLLPAVVNISTSQAVPQRQQGARPEMPQFPPGSPFEEFFRDFFDRQQQDQPQQPRKSTSLGSGFIIDAKNGYVVTNNHVIQDADEITVILQDDTNIKAELIGKDPKTDVALLKINTSHPLVAVPFGDSDAMRVGDWVLAIGNPFGLGGSVTAGIISARQRDINAGPYDDFLQTDASINRGNSGGPMFNLNGEVIGINTAIFSPSGGSVGIGFAIPSNLAKQVVAQLREYGKTRRGWLGVRIQGVTPEIAESLGLQGHKGALVASITPNGPAAKAGIQAGDVVTKFDGKEINEMRRLPRVVAETPIDKAVPIEVWRKGKSQQLQVKVGELEAAEESGLLAANPEEQRRQPQQAPAQKPTETLGLKLTNITPELRQQFEIKPELKGVVVTEVAGNSTASEKGIRAGDVIIEVGQEEVRKPEDVTSKIQKAKEQGKKSILLLVDRHGDLRFVAIPLSQG, from the coding sequence TTGAACCCGAACCACCCCATCCACCGCGCCGAATCCGGCCGCCGTCTGCGCGTCGTGCCGCTGATCGCCGCTCTCCTGTTGGGGCTGTCCGCCGCCGTCGGCACCCCCGCCATGGCCCAGTCGCGCCCGGCGCCGACCAGCTTCGCCGACCTGTCGGAAAAGCTGCTGCCCGCCGTGGTCAACATCTCCACCAGCCAGGCGGTGCCGCAGCGCCAGCAGGGCGCCCGTCCCGAGATGCCGCAGTTCCCGCCGGGCTCGCCGTTCGAGGAGTTCTTCCGCGACTTCTTCGACCGTCAGCAGCAGGACCAGCCGCAGCAGCCGCGCAAGTCGACTTCGCTCGGGTCCGGCTTCATCATCGACGCCAAGAACGGCTACGTGGTCACCAACAACCACGTCATCCAGGACGCCGACGAGATCACCGTCATCCTGCAGGACGACACCAACATCAAGGCGGAGCTGATCGGCAAGGACCCGAAGACCGACGTCGCCCTGCTGAAGATCAACACCAGCCACCCGCTGGTCGCCGTGCCCTTCGGTGATTCGGACGCCATGCGCGTGGGCGACTGGGTGCTGGCCATCGGCAACCCGTTCGGCCTGGGTGGTTCGGTCACCGCCGGCATCATCTCGGCCCGTCAGCGCGACATCAACGCCGGCCCCTACGACGACTTCCTGCAGACCGACGCCTCGATCAACCGCGGCAACTCCGGCGGCCCGATGTTCAACCTGAACGGCGAGGTCATCGGCATCAACACGGCGATCTTCTCGCCGTCGGGTGGTTCGGTCGGCATCGGCTTCGCCATCCCGTCCAACCTCGCCAAGCAGGTGGTCGCGCAGCTCCGCGAGTACGGCAAGACGCGGCGCGGCTGGCTGGGCGTGCGCATCCAGGGCGTGACCCCGGAGATCGCCGAGAGCCTGGGCCTGCAGGGCCACAAGGGCGCGCTGGTCGCCTCGATCACCCCAAACGGCCCGGCGGCCAAGGCCGGCATCCAGGCGGGCGACGTGGTGACCAAGTTCGATGGCAAGGAAATCAACGAGATGCGCCGCCTGCCGCGCGTCGTTGCCGAGACGCCGATCGACAAGGCCGTCCCGATCGAGGTGTGGCGCAAGGGCAAGTCGCAGCAGCTTCAGGTGAAGGTGGGCGAGCTTGAGGCCGCAGAAGAGTCGGGCCTTCTCGCCGCCAATCCGGAGGAGCAGCGCCGCCAGCCTCAGCAGGCCCCGGCCCAGAAGCCGACCGAGACGCTGGGCCTGAAGCTGACCAACATCACGCCCGAGCTGCGCCAGCAGTTCGAGATCAAGCCCGAGCTGAAAGGCGTCGTGGTGACCGAGGTGGCCGGCAACTCCACCGCGTCGGAGAAGGGTATCCGCGCCGGCGACGTCATCATCGAGGTCGGCCAGGAGGAGGTCCGCAAGCCGGAGGACGTGACGTCCAAGATCCAGAAGGCCAAGGAGCAGGGCAAAAAGTCCATCCTGCTGCTGGTGGACCGTCACGGCGACCTGCGCTTCGTCGCCATCCCGCTCAGCCAGGGCTGA
- a CDS encoding DUF2065 domain-containing protein — protein sequence MTDFLTALALVLVIEGVLYALFPSAMRRLVVEALTMPENRLRTVGLVTAMAGVGFVWLLRGA from the coding sequence ATGACGGATTTCCTCACCGCGCTGGCCCTGGTCCTGGTGATCGAAGGCGTGCTCTACGCGCTGTTCCCGTCCGCGATGCGGCGGCTGGTCGTCGAAGCGCTGACGATGCCGGAGAACCGGCTGCGCACCGTCGGGCTGGTGACGGCGATGGCCGGCGTCGGATTCGTCTGGCTTCTGCGGGGCGCCTGA
- the hflC gene encoding protease modulator HflC: MNRTLLVAGIGILAAGVLASASLFTVNEAQQALVLQFGEPMRVIREPGLKAKIPFIQEVRILDRRVLDLDPPVEQVILADQKRLDVDAFARYRILDPLRFYQTAGNEAVAETRMNAIVNSALRRVLGSVTLLAILSDERPRVMNDIRGQVNDEAKRFGIEIVDVRIRRADLPEETSQSIFARMRSEREREAAEARAQGQEQSQQIRSRADRERTVILAEAQRDSQILRGEGDNQALKMIAEATSQDPQFYSFYRTLEAYRKSLNKDDTTMVLSPTGEFFRYFGDITGGGNGQPAPASGSGPAQQRAPAPATAQQQ, translated from the coding sequence ATGAACCGCACATTGTTGGTCGCCGGCATCGGCATCCTCGCCGCGGGCGTGCTCGCCTCGGCCTCGCTGTTCACGGTGAACGAGGCGCAGCAGGCGCTCGTCCTCCAGTTCGGCGAGCCGATGCGCGTCATCCGCGAACCCGGCCTGAAGGCCAAGATCCCCTTCATCCAGGAAGTCCGCATCCTCGACCGTCGCGTGCTCGATCTCGACCCGCCGGTGGAGCAGGTCATCCTGGCCGACCAGAAGCGCCTGGACGTGGACGCCTTCGCGCGTTACCGCATTCTGGACCCGCTGCGCTTCTACCAGACCGCCGGCAACGAGGCGGTGGCCGAGACGCGGATGAACGCCATCGTGAACTCGGCGCTCCGCCGCGTTCTCGGCAGCGTGACGCTGCTCGCCATCCTGTCGGACGAACGTCCGCGCGTGATGAACGACATCCGCGGGCAGGTGAACGACGAGGCGAAGCGCTTCGGCATCGAGATCGTCGATGTCCGCATCCGCCGCGCCGACCTGCCGGAGGAGACCAGCCAGTCGATCTTCGCCCGCATGCGGTCGGAACGTGAGCGCGAAGCCGCGGAGGCCCGCGCCCAGGGTCAGGAGCAGTCGCAGCAGATCCGCTCCCGCGCGGATCGCGAGCGCACCGTCATCCTGGCCGAAGCGCAGCGCGATTCGCAGATCCTGCGCGGTGAAGGCGACAACCAGGCGCTGAAGATGATCGCCGAGGCGACGTCGCAGGACCCGCAGTTCTACAGCTTCTACCGGACGCTCGAAGCCTACCGGAAGTCGCTGAACAAGGACGACACCACCATGGTGCTGTCCCCGACCGGCGAGTTCTTCCGCTACTTCGGCGACATCACCGGCGGCGGCAACGGCCAGCCGGCTCCGGCTTCGGGCAGCGGCCCGGCGCAGCAGCGGGCCCCGGCCCCGGCGACCGCCCAGCAGCAGTAA
- the hflK gene encoding FtsH protease activity modulator HflK — protein MPWSNQGGGGGGGPWGPPPGGGGQNPWGRPPGGGGGGGGGGGGGPQPPDLEDLLRRGQDRLKRVMPGGVGSGRGIALVVGLLAVVWLASGIYRVEADEQGVVLRFGQWVRTEQPGLRYHLPSPIETVLMPKVTRVNRIEVGYRSAGDGRRGDRDVPDESLMLTGDENIIDIDFTVFWVIKDAGEYLFKIRDPEATVKKAAESAMREVIGRTDLQPALTEARQQIETSTRQLLQAMLDDYEGGIEVTQVQLQKADPPSPVIDAFNDVQRARADRERARNEAEAYRNDVIPRARGDAERLIQEASAYREQVVNLAQGDADRFRKVFDAYSTAKDVTAKRMYLETMEEILSGANKVIIDGNAQGAQGVVPYLPLNQLQPAPARPAGQQPAR, from the coding sequence ATGCCGTGGAGCAATCAGGGAGGGGGCGGCGGTGGCGGCCCCTGGGGTCCTCCGCCGGGTGGTGGCGGTCAGAATCCGTGGGGCCGTCCGCCGGGTGGCGGTGGAGGCGGCGGTGGCGGCGGCGGCGGAGGGCCGCAGCCGCCGGACCTGGAGGATCTGCTGCGCCGCGGCCAGGACCGCCTGAAGCGGGTGATGCCGGGCGGCGTCGGCAGCGGCCGGGGCATCGCGCTCGTCGTCGGCCTGTTGGCCGTGGTCTGGCTGGCCAGCGGCATCTACCGCGTCGAGGCGGACGAGCAGGGCGTCGTGCTGCGCTTCGGCCAGTGGGTGCGCACCGAACAGCCCGGCCTGCGCTACCACCTGCCGTCGCCCATCGAAACGGTGCTGATGCCCAAGGTGACGCGCGTCAACCGCATCGAGGTCGGCTACCGCTCGGCCGGCGACGGGCGTCGCGGCGACCGTGACGTTCCCGACGAGTCGCTGATGCTGACCGGTGACGAGAACATCATCGACATCGACTTCACCGTCTTCTGGGTCATCAAGGACGCGGGCGAGTATCTGTTCAAGATCCGCGACCCCGAGGCCACCGTGAAGAAGGCGGCGGAAAGCGCGATGCGCGAGGTCATCGGCCGCACCGACCTGCAGCCGGCCTTGACCGAGGCCCGCCAGCAGATCGAAACCTCCACCCGCCAGCTCCTCCAGGCCATGCTGGACGACTATGAGGGCGGCATCGAGGTGACGCAGGTGCAGTTGCAGAAGGCCGACCCGCCGTCGCCCGTCATCGACGCCTTCAACGACGTGCAGCGCGCCCGGGCCGACCGCGAGCGCGCCCGCAACGAGGCCGAGGCCTACCGGAACGACGTGATCCCGCGCGCCCGAGGCGACGCGGAACGGCTGATCCAGGAGGCTTCCGCCTACCGCGAGCAGGTCGTGAACCTGGCCCAGGGTGACGCCGACCGCTTCCGCAAGGTGTTCGACGCCTACTCGACCGCCAAGGACGTGACCGCCAAGCGCATGTATCTGGAGACCATGGAAGAGATCCTGAGCGGCGCCAACAAGGTCATCATCGACGGCAACGCGCAGGGTGCCCAGGGCGTGGTTCCCTACCTGCCGCTCAACCAGCTTCAGCCTGCTCCGGCGCGGCCCGCCGGCCAGCAGCCGGCCCGTTGA